From Heteronotia binoei isolate CCM8104 ecotype False Entrance Well chromosome 3, APGP_CSIRO_Hbin_v1, whole genome shotgun sequence, a single genomic window includes:
- the STX19 gene encoding syntaxin-19, producing the protein MKDRLQELKLRAKELQLLEESSNVPRVVSEEQAEFEQAAVIFEREPVTERYLNEIQRLHNDINNLADDVQKFSQQQKSLTASMRRFSILKKECSVTKEIKIQAEHISKCLDDLSKTVKKVEKAHGSLSAVVRVLSSQRAVLFRRFQNIMFLYNDAITAKQEKCKTFIVRQLEVAGKEVSEEEANDMVWQGKWEIFNENLLTEVKITKTQLSEIEQRHKELINLENQVKDLKDLFIQISLLVEEQGEMINSIEMEVVNTQDYVQTTSEKFRLAAKYRKKNPCRAICCWCFPCCT; encoded by the coding sequence ATGAAAGACCGCCTTCAAGAGCTTAAACTGAGAGCAAAGGAACTACAGTTATTGGAAGAAAGCAGCAATGTTCCTAGGGTTGTGTCAGAGGAACAAGCAGAGTTTGAACAAGCAGCTGTTATTTTTGAAAGGGAGCCTGTAACAGAAAGGTATCTAAATGAAATCCAAAGACTTCATAATGATATCAACAAtttggcagatgatgttcaaaaGTTTAGTCAGCAACAAAAGAGCCTAACAGCTTCCATGAGAAGATTCAGCATTCTTAAAAAGGAATGTAGTGTTACAAAAGAGATAAAAATTCAAGCAGAGCACATTAGCAAGTGCTTGGATGACTTATCAAAAACTGTAAAAAAGGTAGAAAAAGCACACGGTTCTTTATCTGCTGTTGTGAGGGTCCTAAGCTCTCAGCGAGCTGTCCTATTCCGTCGTTTCCAAAATATCATGTTTCTGTACAATGATGCTATAACAGCCAAGCAAGAAAAATGCAAGACCTTTATCGTGCGTCAGCTTGAGGTGGCTGGAAAGGAGGTCTCCGAGGAAGAAGCTAATGATATGGTTTGGCAAGGAAAATGGGAAATTTTCAATGAAAACTTGCTTACCGAAGTTAAGATCACTAAAACTCAGTTATCTGAGATTGAACAGAGACACAAAGAACTGATCAATCTTGAGAACCAGGTGAAAGATTTAAAGGACTTATTCATCCAAATCTCACTGTTGGTAGAAGAACAAGGAGAAATGATCAACAGCATTGAAATGGAAGTAGTTAATACTCAAGACTATGTTCAGACAACAAGTGAGAAATTCAGACTAGCTGCCAAGTATCGAAAGAAAAATCCTTGTAGAGCAATATGCTGTTGGTGCTTCCCCTGCTGTACATAA